One region of Plasmodium vivax chromosome 7, whole genome shotgun sequence genomic DNA includes:
- a CDS encoding hypothetical protein, conserved (encoded by transcript PVX_099240A; Apicoplast targeted protein. Curated by Stuart Ralph, Walter and Eliza Hall Institute of Medical Research, Australia.) yields the protein MLLNRRNHGLPKRVTLVLLILTLCVKHLARLARCFAVSRRSFALSAIGGKNDSGRKAQLRENRKILVEIGNSLKGQDVQKCLSHLDDLLEAYARDSKLSRNMSTLCGNVLNLCSKYNDINSMIKVIEKMKRHNIEMQENSFLAICNYYITNNYIYEYLLTINKMIQKKITIRERFYRYILVHVLDLPLGGMHSASGVSQREEQAANHSTHINNKRSNLIKNTDYSHFERHIKRLERYNIPQLSEEDRKYILNNYLLIEVFKHMNDNRVKIKLLYVLKLIHYVYENVQHLIRQSWVEAGGSEAVNEAANKSRIESPNKPPDEPPGNPAAQQSKAKLLSDVLTDQLRDILELYKSNYESMSINIKKYDDEADEEEKRTVYYQVNKIVKKLPFIKLTENVKNTFNCKNCEENINTYFLSLKHTIIVIVNIILITHLFNSKEIFKIKHFFSILNGSSEASGSSEASGAGTPLEGGIQTGVTHPDEQHNSPPNVVATPRGEEETPLPDTSSTHKLFERGSYTCLLDGANIGYNKQNVENGRFSFLQIEILKEIIKRRNKETPLIILPKIYHYKNSLKHLQEGEAQSEAEGEGRVHSSIFIPNKTVKVKKGGSPPRRGGEEEERRGEEAEQRGEVAEQRGEEAEQRGEEAEQRGEEAEQRGEEAEQRGEVVERRRSPPLAYIKRMFNKLDPTDVEIIKKWESEKCLYICNYNMYDDYYYILGSLARSNNLFNICSYVDRLAKHFYKYQNLNHNVIIDSYTRCADKQIYKGREILHIYNNIIFDSNNHIMVLVSNEHMGKEKKYISMNEQYYNDKIKKRKYSHVGFFEQYKSKLTFRDKDSVPYSDENVFMETYECDSQGGSLPVSAGEEQRKEANAHPRKEANAHPRKEANAHPRKEANAQPQKEAEETTTCQGQPNGAGEHGEGKNFHYSNIYVKCIKDVRSVQKPIYIYTNDKMKNHYFNEYTNYILKKWKKKSFISFYFKQPIFMPDLLTQSESNSIDLSKLISTYKLPFVNIENPKLYIDDVVSYRDKGIYHIKINTPSKTFLSYQNENLPFLQSGNNVVRYLCIDFSKVCRGGG from the exons ATGCTCTTAAACAGAAGAAACCATGGGTTGCCAAAGAGGGTCACGCTAGTGCTTCTCATACTGACACTGTGTGTTAAACACCTGGCTCGCTTGGCCCGCTGCTTTGCGGTGAGCAGGCGATCCTTCGCGTTAAGTGCCatcggggggaaaaatgacaGC GGGAGGAAGGCCCAGCTGAGGGAGAACCGGAAGATCCTGGTCGAAATCGGGAACAGCCTGAAGGGGCAAGACGTGCAGAAGTGCCTGTCCCACCTGGACGACCTGCTGGAGGCCTACGCCCGGGACAGCAAGTTGTCCAGGAACATGAGCACCCTCTGTGGAAACGTCCTCAACCTATGCAGCAAGTACAACGACATAAACAGCATGATTAAGGTGATAGAGAAGATGAAGAGGCACAACATAGAGATGCAGGAGAATTCTTTTCTGGCCATTtgcaattattatattacgAACAATTATATTTACGAGTACCTCCTCACCATCAATAAGATGATTCAGAAGAAGATCACCATTCGGGAGAGGTTCTACAGGTACATCCTCGTGCATGTCCTGGACCTGCCCCTCGGCGGGATGCACAGCGCAAGTGGGGTTTCACAAAGAGAGGAACAAGCTGCAAATCACTCCACACACATAAATAACAAACGGAGCaacttaataaaaaataccgATTACAGCCACTTTGAGAGGCATATCAAACGGCTGGAAAGGTATAACATCCCACAGCTGAGCGAGGAAGACCGAAAGTACATTCTAAATAATTACCTCCTAATTGAAGTTTTCAAGCACATGAACGACAACCGGGTGAAGATCAAACTGCTCTACGTTTTGAAGCTCATCCATTATGTGTATGAGAATGTGCAGCACCTCATTCGACAGAGTTGGGTAGAAGCGGGGGgcagcgaagcggtgaacgAAGCGGCAAACAAATCGCGTATCGAATCGCCTAACAAACCGCCTGACGAACCGCCTGGCAACCCCGCCGCGCAACAGAGCAAAGCCAAACTGCTGAGCGACGTCCTGACGGACCAGCTGAGGGACATCCTCGAGCTCTACAAATCGAACTACGAATCGATGAGCATTAACATTAAGAAGTACGACGATGAAGcggacgaggaggagaagcgaaCCGTCTACTATCAggtgaacaaaattgtgaagaagCTCCCCTTTATAAAGCTGaccgaaaatgtgaaaaatacttttaactgtaaaaattgcgaagaaaatattaacaCGTATTTCCTCTCGCTCAAGCATAccatcatcgtcatcgtcaACATCATCCTCATCACTCACCTGTTCAACAGTAAGGAGATTTTTAAgataaagcattttttttccatcctgAATGGGTCTAGTGAAGCGAGTGGGTCTAGTGAAGCGAGTGGGGCGGGCACTCCTCTCGAGGGGGGCATACAAACAGGTGTCACCCACCCAGATGAGCAGCACAATAGCCCCCCCAACGTAGTAGCGACCCCccgaggagaagaggaaacTCCCCTCCCGGACACCAGCAGTACACACAAGCTGTTCGAAAGGGGCTCCTACACGTGCCTCCTCGACGGAGCGAACATCGGCTACAACAAGCAGAACGTGGAGAATGGCCGGTTCAGTTTTTTGCaaatagaaattttaaaggaaattataaaaaggagaaataagGAGACTCCCCTGATTATTCTGCCCAAAATATACCACTACAAAAATTCGTTGAAGCACctgcaggagggggaggcgcaGAGCGAGGCGGAGGGGGAGGGCCGCGTGCACTCCAGCATCTTCATCCCGAACAAGACGGtcaaggtgaagaaggggggCTCGCCGCCTCGCAGGGggggtgaagaggaagagcggCGCGGTGAAGAGGCGGAGCAGCGCGGTGAAGTGGCGGAGCAGCGCGGTGAAGAGGCGGAGCAGCGCGGTGAAGAGGCGGAGCAGCGCGGTGAAGAGGCGGAGCAGCGCGGTGAAGAGGCGGAGCAGCGCGGTGAAGTGGTTGAACGCCGGCGATCCCCCCCGCTGGCCTACATCAAACGCATGTTCAACAAGCTAGACCCCACGGACGTggaaatcataaaaaaatgggaaagcgAAAAGTGCCTCTACATATGTAACTACAACATGTACGACGATTACTACTACATTCTGGGGAGCCTGGCCAGAAGTAATAACCTCTTCAACATCTGCTCCTATGTGGACCGACTAGCCAAACATTTCTACAAATACCAAAACTTAAATCATAACGTCATCATAGATAGCTACACCAGATGTGCAGACAAGCAGATCTATAAGGGAAGGGAAATCCTCCACATTTATAACAACATCATTTTTGATAGCAACAATCACATAATGGTTCTGGTGAGCAACGAACATATGGGCAAAGAGAAGAAATACATCTCCATGAATGAGCAGTATTATaatgacaaaataaagaaaaggaaatattccCATGTGGGATTCTTCGAGCAGTACAAAAGTAAATTGACCTTCCGCGATAAGGACAGCGTGCCCTACTCCGATGAGAATGTCTTCATGGAGACGTACGAGTGTGATTcgcaggggggaagtctGCCCGTCAGCGCGGGGGAAGAGCAGCGAAAGGAGGCGAATGCACATCCGCGAAAGGAGGCAAATGCACATCCGCGAAAGGAGGCAAATGCACATCCGCGAAAGGAGGCAAATGCACAGCCGCAAAAGGAGGCGGAGGAGACCACCACATGCCAAGGACAACCAAACGGGGCCGGCGAACAcggggaagggaaaaacttCCACTACAGCAACATCTACGTGAAGTGCATCAAAGACGTGCGAAGTGTGCAGAAGCCAATTTACATTTACACGAAcgataaaatgaagaaccattattttaatgaatacacaaattacattttgaagaaatggaaaaagaaaagcttCATTTCCTTTTACTTTAAGCAGCCAATATTCATGCCAGATCTCCTAACTCAGTCAGAATCAAATTCGATAGACCTCTCCAAGCTCATCAGTACATACAAGCTCCCCTTTGTAAATATAGAAAACCCAAAACTGTATATCGATGACGTCGTGTCGTATAGGGACAAAGGCATCTACCACATTAAGATTAACACGCCTAGCAAAACGTTTCTGTCTTACCAGAATGAGAACCTGCCCTTTTTGCAGAGCGGCAACAACGTCGTCAGGTACCTCTGCATCGACTTTTCGAAGgtctgcagggggggcgGCTAG